A DNA window from Rhodococcus sp. Z13 contains the following coding sequences:
- a CDS encoding heparin-binding hemagglutinin translates to MTDPNAIRTSLYAAVGAGDAVVQAVADIVAQVRERAEFDTNDVVGTARDRFASLPTDLTETARDRLASLPADLTETVESLRERLAGLPSELPEELAELRERFSAEELRKVAEAYLKVAADLYTALAERGEETIERLRSQPALEEGIGRAESVLGDAADLTEEALGTVARRTREIGEQAAKLAGITAGRISEAADEVSEAVTEAGDEAAARVTEIGERAEKTGDDAADRVESARGEVRAAADKAAERLESATAPVEPVKVPEPKPAPAKAPAKTPAKTAAKAPAKTAAKAPAKTAAKTPAKKTPAKKAAPRKTAGS, encoded by the coding sequence ATGACCGACCCCAACGCCATCCGCACGTCCCTCTACGCCGCAGTCGGTGCCGGCGACGCCGTCGTCCAGGCGGTCGCCGACATCGTGGCCCAGGTGCGCGAGCGCGCCGAGTTCGACACGAACGACGTCGTCGGGACCGCTCGCGATCGCTTCGCGTCCCTGCCGACCGATCTCACCGAGACCGCCCGCGATCGCCTCGCGTCGCTGCCCGCGGACCTCACCGAGACCGTTGAATCGCTGCGCGAGCGCCTGGCCGGCCTGCCCTCCGAGCTCCCCGAGGAACTCGCGGAGCTGCGCGAACGGTTCAGCGCCGAGGAGCTGCGCAAGGTTGCCGAGGCCTACCTGAAGGTCGCCGCCGATCTGTACACGGCACTCGCCGAACGCGGCGAGGAGACCATCGAGCGGCTGCGCTCGCAGCCGGCCCTCGAAGAGGGCATCGGCCGCGCCGAGTCCGTCCTCGGCGACGCCGCCGACCTCACCGAGGAAGCCCTCGGCACGGTGGCCCGCCGCACCCGCGAGATCGGTGAGCAGGCGGCCAAGCTCGCCGGCATCACCGCCGGCCGCATCTCCGAGGCCGCCGACGAGGTGAGCGAGGCCGTCACCGAGGCCGGCGATGAGGCCGCCGCCCGCGTCACCGAGATCGGTGAGCGCGCCGAGAAGACCGGTGACGACGCCGCCGACCGCGTCGAGTCCGCGCGCGGCGAGGTCCGGGCCGCGGCCGACAAGGCCGCCGAGCGGCTCGAATCGGCGACCGCCCCGGTGGAGCCGGTGAAGGTTCCGGAGCCCAAGCCCGCCCCGGCCAAGGCTCCGGCGAAGACCCCCGCCAAGACCGCCGCCAAGGCCCCGGCGAAGACCGCCGCGAAGGCACCCGCCAAGACCGCGGCGAAGACTCCGGCCAAGAAGACCCCGGCCAAGAAGGCGGCTCCGCGTAAGACCGCCGGTTCCTGA
- a CDS encoding helix-turn-helix transcriptional regulator yields the protein MTYGRDRLRELLDAVLGEDNATLDRMARQAYSSPWHFSRSVALGTGESPVALRRRVMLERAAWQLRHGTSVTDAAFAAGYDSVDGFSRAFARAYGYPPSTAAGTLGADGHDHWLPAPNGVHFHPPTNLWVEEDGQRPSASAHPAAEVIAQMVRHDLADTRYLLGRATELGDDELDRVRFPGLVVLEWDGPEETLARVLRNLVRAKEVWLASMTGAGEPAEPGTGIDSLTACFEDVAPRWADAVRDVHRRGAWGDVLIDALCDPPESFVLGGVVAHVLTFAAHRRQLARHMMRAAGLDLDHGDPLAWNRSPA from the coding sequence ATGACCTACGGCCGTGACCGACTCCGGGAGCTCCTCGACGCCGTCCTCGGCGAGGACAACGCGACCCTCGACCGGATGGCGCGGCAGGCCTACTCCTCGCCGTGGCACTTCAGCCGCTCCGTCGCGCTCGGCACCGGCGAGTCGCCGGTGGCTCTGCGGCGTCGCGTGATGCTCGAACGCGCGGCCTGGCAGTTGCGGCACGGGACGTCGGTCACCGACGCGGCGTTCGCCGCCGGCTACGACAGCGTCGACGGGTTCTCGCGAGCCTTCGCCCGCGCCTACGGCTATCCGCCCAGCACCGCCGCGGGGACGCTCGGTGCGGACGGGCACGATCACTGGTTGCCCGCCCCGAACGGGGTGCACTTCCATCCGCCCACCAACCTGTGGGTCGAGGAGGACGGGCAGCGACCGTCCGCGTCCGCTCATCCGGCCGCGGAGGTGATCGCGCAGATGGTCCGCCACGACCTCGCCGACACCCGGTACCTGCTCGGGCGTGCCACCGAACTCGGCGACGACGAACTCGACCGGGTCCGCTTCCCGGGGTTGGTGGTCCTCGAATGGGACGGTCCCGAGGAGACTCTCGCGCGGGTGCTGCGCAATCTCGTACGCGCCAAGGAGGTCTGGCTCGCGTCGATGACCGGTGCCGGCGAACCGGCGGAACCGGGAACCGGAATCGACTCGCTCACGGCGTGTTTCGAGGACGTCGCGCCGCGGTGGGCGGACGCGGTGCGAGACGTCCACCGTCGCGGAGCATGGGGCGACGTGCTGATCGACGCCCTGTGCGACCCGCCGGAGAGCTTCGTCCTCGGCGGCGTCGTCGCCCACGTCCTGACCTTCGCGGCCCACCGCCGGCAGCTCGCACGGCACATGATGCGGGCGGCCGGGCTCGACCTCGATCACGGAGATCCGCTCGCATGGAACAGGAGTCCCGCATGA
- a CDS encoding helix-turn-helix domain-containing protein: MEDSGAQPEGGTGRGDIAARVVNTAAQDIGAFIRSQREAAQVSLRQLSQLAGVSNPYLSQIERGLRKPSAEVLAQIAKGLRLSAEVLYVRAGILEQRPESAVRDAVLADAVLTERQKQVLLDIYDSFCRENGQLDEEKPT, from the coding sequence ATCGAGGACTCGGGCGCACAGCCGGAGGGGGGTACCGGGCGGGGGGATATCGCCGCACGGGTGGTCAACACCGCCGCGCAGGACATCGGTGCCTTCATCCGCTCGCAACGCGAGGCCGCCCAGGTCTCGCTCCGGCAGCTCTCCCAGCTCGCCGGGGTCAGCAACCCGTACCTGAGCCAGATCGAACGGGGACTGCGCAAGCCGTCCGCCGAGGTGCTGGCCCAGATTGCCAAGGGACTGAGGCTCTCCGCCGAGGTCCTCTACGTGCGGGCCGGAATCCTCGAACAGCGGCCGGAGAGCGCCGTGCGCGACGCGGTGCTCGCCGACGCCGTCCTCACCGAACGCCAGAAGCAGGTCCTGCTCGACATCTACGACTCGTTCTGCCGTGAGAACGGGCAACTCGACGAGGAGAAACCCACATGA
- a CDS encoding dihydrofolate reductase family protein, which produces MTRMIYYTASTLDGFLATEDHSLDWLLTRDTGEEGGPADYESFIAGVGAMVMGASTYRWVLDHAGEGAWEYELPCWVFTHRDDLPVARRGSEPGDIRFTRADVREVYAEMAETAGGRDLWMVGGGDLAGQFADHGLLDELIVSFAPVTIGAGKPLLPRHVELRPVELARSGEFAVARYEVLKENPARL; this is translated from the coding sequence ATGACCCGGATGATCTACTACACCGCCAGCACCCTCGACGGTTTCCTCGCCACCGAGGACCACTCGCTGGACTGGCTGCTCACCCGCGACACGGGGGAGGAGGGCGGTCCCGCCGACTACGAGTCGTTCATCGCCGGGGTCGGCGCGATGGTGATGGGGGCGTCGACCTACCGCTGGGTGCTCGACCATGCAGGGGAGGGCGCATGGGAGTACGAGCTTCCCTGCTGGGTGTTCACGCACCGCGACGACCTGCCCGTGGCCCGCAGGGGCAGCGAACCCGGCGACATCCGCTTCACGCGGGCCGACGTCCGTGAGGTGTACGCGGAGATGGCCGAGACGGCGGGCGGCCGGGACCTGTGGATGGTGGGCGGCGGCGATCTCGCCGGTCAGTTCGCCGATCACGGTCTGCTCGACGAGCTGATCGTCTCGTTCGCGCCGGTGACGATCGGAGCGGGAAAGCCGCTGCTGCCACGGCACGTGGAGCTGCGTCCGGTGGAGCTGGCGCGCAGCGGCGAGTTCGCCGTCGCCCGCTACGAGGTGTTGAAGGAGAACCCCGCTCGGTTGTGA
- a CDS encoding DUF445 domain-containing protein, translated as MKAIATGFLVVAATVYLFCRWQETRGAGAWVGYVRAASEAGMVGALADWFAVTALFRHPLRIPVPHTAIIRKKKDQLGASLSSFVGSNFLAPEVVSAKVESAQIPLRVGTWLAEPDNAARVAKETSTVLRGVVQILREDDIQQIIDHTIVKRIAEPEWGPPIGRVLSELLAENRHLPLVDMLAERAHQWALGSQETIDRIISRDSPSWSPKFVDLLLGEKIHRELVEFTWKVRSNPQHEVRLAVNRFLVEYAQDLQTDPVTIAKAEKVKAEIMGRDEVTQLAAATWRTAKRMILDSVDDPDSTLRTKIAENVQAFGIRVREDHDLRAKIDGWLLDAVRFVAANYADEITSIIRETVERWDAEEASRKIELAVGRDLQFIRINGTVVGSLAGLAIYTVSELLFA; from the coding sequence ATGAAGGCGATCGCGACCGGCTTCCTCGTCGTCGCCGCGACCGTCTACCTGTTCTGCCGATGGCAGGAGACCCGCGGCGCCGGCGCCTGGGTGGGCTACGTGCGGGCCGCCTCCGAGGCCGGCATGGTCGGCGCCCTCGCCGACTGGTTCGCCGTCACCGCCCTGTTCCGGCACCCCCTGCGGATCCCCGTCCCGCACACCGCCATCATCCGGAAGAAGAAGGACCAGCTGGGGGCGAGCCTGAGTTCGTTCGTCGGCAGCAACTTCCTCGCCCCCGAGGTGGTGTCGGCGAAGGTCGAGTCGGCGCAGATCCCCCTGCGAGTGGGCACCTGGCTCGCCGAACCGGACAACGCGGCGCGCGTGGCCAAGGAGACATCGACGGTGCTGCGCGGGGTGGTGCAGATCCTCCGCGAGGACGACATCCAGCAGATCATCGACCACACCATCGTCAAGCGCATCGCCGAACCGGAATGGGGTCCGCCGATCGGGCGGGTGCTGTCCGAACTGCTCGCGGAGAACCGGCACCTGCCGCTCGTCGACATGCTCGCCGAGCGAGCGCACCAGTGGGCCCTCGGCAGCCAGGAGACCATCGACCGCATCATCAGCCGCGACTCGCCGTCGTGGTCGCCGAAATTCGTCGACCTGCTGCTCGGCGAGAAGATCCACCGCGAACTCGTGGAGTTCACGTGGAAGGTCCGCTCGAACCCGCAGCACGAGGTCCGGCTGGCGGTCAACCGGTTCCTCGTCGAGTACGCACAGGACCTGCAGACCGACCCGGTGACCATCGCCAAGGCCGAGAAGGTCAAGGCCGAGATCATGGGCCGCGACGAGGTCACCCAGCTCGCGGCGGCCACCTGGCGGACCGCGAAGCGGATGATCCTCGACTCCGTCGACGACCCGGACAGCACCCTGCGCACCAAGATCGCCGAGAACGTCCAGGCGTTCGGTATCCGGGTGCGGGAGGACCACGACCTGCGCGCCAAGATCGACGGCTGGCTGCTCGACGCGGTGCGGTTCGTCGCGGCCAACTACGCCGACGAGATCACCTCGATCATCCGCGAGACGGTCGAGCGCTGGGACGCCGAGGAGGCGAGCCGCAAGATCGAGCTCGCCGTGGGGCGGGACCTGCAGTTCATCCGGATCAACGGCACGGTGGTCGGCTCCCTGGCCGGCCTGGCCATCTACACGGTCTCCGAACTGCTGTTCGCGTGA
- a CDS encoding AurF N-oxygenase family protein produces the protein MTLARKHDDLPGVLPDGDRSFGDRSGEGRQETAQRLLDSSARLSYDPRFEIDWDAPLVDGKYGMTPEWCSLYGTELWERMSEEQRVTLTQHEAASIAGTGIWFEMILMQMLVRDLYRHDPATPYVQFGLTEIADECRHSIMFARSAQRYGIPSYRPKRWIRETGRIFKAVASGALAYGGTLFAEEILDMMQRDFMRDDRVQPITRTVSHIHVVEESRHIRYAREETRRRTARANRLERAWIRLHLGISAYFVVTSLVNDQVYAAAGLDVDEARRAARTNRHYHDRLRQGARRTIEFLDEVGLIGGPSRLLLRRAHVV, from the coding sequence ATGACGCTCGCCCGAAAGCACGACGACCTGCCGGGTGTCCTTCCCGACGGTGATCGGTCCTTCGGTGATCGGTCCGGCGAAGGACGTCAGGAGACCGCCCAGCGCCTGCTCGACTCGTCCGCGCGGCTGTCCTACGACCCGCGATTCGAGATCGACTGGGATGCGCCGCTGGTGGACGGCAAGTACGGCATGACCCCCGAATGGTGCAGTCTCTACGGCACCGAACTGTGGGAACGCATGTCGGAGGAACAACGCGTCACCCTCACCCAGCACGAGGCGGCGAGCATCGCCGGCACCGGCATCTGGTTCGAGATGATCCTCATGCAGATGCTCGTACGCGATCTCTACCGCCATGACCCGGCGACCCCCTACGTGCAGTTCGGGCTCACCGAGATCGCCGACGAGTGCCGGCACTCGATCATGTTCGCGCGCTCGGCGCAGCGCTACGGCATCCCCTCCTACCGGCCCAAGCGGTGGATCCGCGAGACCGGACGGATCTTCAAGGCCGTGGCCTCCGGCGCCCTCGCCTACGGCGGCACCCTGTTCGCCGAGGAGATCCTCGACATGATGCAGCGCGACTTCATGCGCGACGACCGGGTCCAGCCCATCACCCGCACCGTCAGCCACATCCACGTCGTCGAGGAGTCGCGGCACATCCGCTACGCCCGGGAGGAGACCCGGCGTCGCACCGCCCGCGCCAACCGCCTCGAACGCGCCTGGATCCGGCTGCACCTCGGCATCAGCGCCTACTTCGTCGTCACCAGCCTGGTGAACGACCAGGTGTACGCCGCCGCGGGACTCGACGTCGACGAGGCCCGCCGGGCCGCCCGCACCAACCGGCACTACCACGACAGGCTCCGGCAGGGCGCCCGCCGCACCATCGAGTTCCTCGACGAGGTCGGCCTGATCGGCGGGCCGTCCAGGCTGCTCCTGCGGCGCGCCCACGTCGTGTGA
- a CDS encoding DUF2516 family protein, producing the protein MTNVDSLAGLIISVLQILAIAGAGFALFHAVRQPAEAFPAVDKLTKPIWLGILVAALLVLVVFGAVGMLGIIGVVAVCVYLVDVRPRVEEVQRPRW; encoded by the coding sequence GTGACGAATGTCGATTCCCTCGCCGGTCTGATCATCTCCGTCCTGCAGATCCTCGCCATCGCAGGCGCCGGCTTCGCGCTGTTCCACGCGGTGCGGCAGCCCGCCGAGGCGTTCCCGGCCGTCGACAAGCTGACCAAGCCGATCTGGCTCGGCATCCTCGTCGCCGCGTTGCTCGTGCTCGTGGTCTTCGGTGCCGTCGGCATGCTCGGCATCATCGGTGTCGTCGCGGTGTGCGTGTACCTGGTGGACGTGCGTCCCCGCGTCGAGGAGGTCCAGCGTCCGCGCTGGTGA
- the purU gene encoding formyltetrahydrofolate deformylase produces MTLASSVDDRRYVLTLGCPDATRIVARISTFLADVGGSIVEAAYHADQDNGWFFTRQSVRASSIPFGIDELREKFSAVAEDIGPQTEWKLSDTGKRKRVVLLVSKEGHCLHDILGRVAAGELDAEVCAVIGNHRDLEPVARRHGIDFHYVSFPKDPAERGPAFEQVRKLVDEHDPHAVVLARFMQVLPAELCEHWAGRAINIHHSFLPSFVGARPYHQAFTRGVKLIGATCHYVTAELDAGPIIEQDVIRVSHSDSVSDMVRQGRDVEKLVLSRGLRWHLEDRVLVHGSKTVVFA; encoded by the coding sequence ATGACGCTCGCCTCCTCCGTCGACGACCGACGTTACGTTCTGACCCTGGGCTGCCCGGACGCCACCCGGATCGTCGCCCGTATCTCCACCTTCCTCGCGGATGTGGGCGGTTCGATCGTGGAGGCCGCGTACCACGCGGATCAGGACAACGGCTGGTTCTTCACCCGGCAGTCGGTGCGGGCCTCGTCCATCCCGTTCGGCATCGACGAACTGCGCGAGAAGTTCTCCGCGGTGGCCGAGGACATCGGTCCGCAGACCGAGTGGAAGCTGTCGGACACCGGCAAGCGCAAACGGGTCGTGCTCCTGGTGAGCAAGGAGGGCCACTGCCTGCACGACATCCTGGGCCGGGTCGCGGCGGGCGAACTCGACGCCGAGGTGTGCGCGGTGATCGGCAACCACCGCGATCTCGAACCGGTCGCGCGGCGCCACGGCATCGACTTCCACTACGTGTCGTTCCCGAAGGACCCGGCCGAACGCGGTCCCGCCTTCGAGCAGGTCCGCAAGCTCGTCGACGAGCACGACCCGCACGCGGTGGTGCTGGCCCGGTTCATGCAGGTGCTGCCCGCGGAGCTGTGCGAGCACTGGGCCGGACGCGCGATCAACATCCACCACAGCTTCCTGCCGTCGTTCGTGGGGGCGCGGCCCTACCACCAGGCGTTCACGCGCGGCGTGAAGCTCATCGGCGCGACCTGCCACTACGTCACGGCGGAACTCGATGCCGGCCCGATCATCGAGCAGGACGTCATCCGGGTCTCCCACAGCGACAGCGTGAGCGACATGGTGAGGCAGGGCCGCGACGTCGAGAAGCTGGTGCTCTCGCGCGGTCTGCGCTGGCATCTCGAGGACCGGGTCCTGGTGCACGGCAGCAAGACCGTCGTCTTCGCCTGA
- a CDS encoding TetR/AcrR family transcriptional regulator: MDVRTVSSRPQTTSNPTAAEDGPPTKQDGRKRRWHEHKIARREELVDGTINAIRTRGHEIGMDEIAAEIGVSKTVLYRYFTDKSDLTTATMLRYVETVLAPRIYTAVAEDLDEYELTREAITAYVETVADDPEVYLYVMANSASAGRDVVADSERMIAELVASVLGERLRLLEMDSGGAVPWAYGIVGGIQLAVHWWISNKSMTTEDLIDYLTMMIWGGMTGIAAVAGSPVRFKTQPHPLLPKAPSTN, translated from the coding sequence ATGGATGTGCGCACAGTGTCCAGCAGACCGCAGACGACCTCGAATCCGACGGCCGCAGAGGACGGACCGCCCACGAAGCAGGACGGCCGCAAACGGCGATGGCACGAGCACAAGATCGCCCGCCGCGAGGAGCTCGTCGACGGCACGATCAACGCGATCCGCACGCGCGGGCACGAGATCGGCATGGACGAGATCGCCGCCGAGATCGGGGTGTCGAAGACGGTCCTGTACCGCTACTTCACCGACAAGAGCGACCTGACGACCGCGACGATGCTGCGCTACGTCGAGACCGTCCTCGCCCCGCGGATCTACACCGCGGTCGCGGAGGATCTCGACGAGTACGAGCTCACCCGTGAGGCGATCACCGCCTACGTCGAGACGGTCGCCGACGACCCCGAGGTCTACCTCTACGTCATGGCCAACAGCGCGTCGGCGGGCCGCGACGTGGTGGCCGACTCGGAACGGATGATCGCCGAGCTCGTCGCCTCCGTGCTCGGGGAGCGGCTGCGTCTGCTGGAGATGGATTCGGGCGGCGCGGTGCCGTGGGCCTACGGCATCGTCGGCGGCATCCAGCTCGCGGTGCACTGGTGGATCTCCAACAAGTCGATGACCACCGAGGACCTCATCGATTATCTGACGATGATGATCTGGGGTGGCATGACGGGCATCGCGGCGGTGGCGGGTTCGCCCGTGCGGTTCAAGACGCAGCCGCATCCGCTGCTGCCGAAGGCTCCTTCCACGAACTGA
- a CDS encoding class I SAM-dependent methyltransferase, translating into MTPDPGSPADASTITDTTAETARTFDEASESFDELTPLVWGPAGQVLAFRTGIGPGDRVLDVCCGTGASALPAAMAAGPDGRVHAVDIADELLEHGRLVAERRGLKNIDFVCADATTWEPLSDVPEQGYDALTISYGVFFLPHMDRSFGRLVSQVRHGGRVGVTVWRAGAMEEFSDLVFDVVGRWSPRMRDRGSLRHRTPLHRIDTPAALEEWLVAAGTHTVEIGTLSNLLPATEELCWALVTGSGMRGMLAGLDDPQVEEVRQALADEVTARGLHTIDATTLVGTATVLRPPVSG; encoded by the coding sequence GCGCACCTTCGACGAGGCGAGCGAGTCCTTCGACGAGCTCACCCCGCTGGTGTGGGGTCCGGCCGGGCAGGTCCTGGCCTTCCGGACCGGCATCGGTCCCGGCGACAGGGTGCTCGACGTGTGCTGCGGCACCGGCGCGTCGGCGTTGCCCGCGGCGATGGCGGCCGGTCCCGACGGGCGCGTCCACGCCGTCGACATCGCCGACGAACTACTCGAGCACGGACGGCTCGTGGCGGAACGGCGCGGCCTGAAGAACATCGACTTCGTGTGCGCGGACGCCACCACCTGGGAGCCGCTCTCGGACGTGCCCGAGCAGGGCTACGACGCGCTGACGATCTCGTACGGAGTGTTCTTCCTCCCCCACATGGACCGTTCGTTCGGCCGCCTGGTGTCGCAGGTGCGGCACGGCGGCCGGGTCGGGGTGACGGTGTGGCGGGCCGGGGCGATGGAGGAGTTCTCCGACCTCGTGTTCGACGTCGTCGGCCGCTGGTCCCCCAGGATGCGCGACCGCGGGTCGTTGCGTCACCGCACACCGCTGCACCGCATCGACACCCCCGCGGCCCTCGAGGAGTGGCTGGTCGCGGCGGGCACCCACACCGTGGAGATCGGCACCCTGTCCAATCTGCTGCCGGCCACCGAGGAGCTGTGCTGGGCGCTGGTGACAGGCTCCGGGATGCGCGGGATGCTGGCCGGTCTCGACGACCCGCAGGTCGAGGAGGTCCGGCAGGCCCTCGCCGACGAGGTCACCGCCCGGGGCCTGCACACGATCGACGCGACGACCCTGGTCGGCACGGCGACGGTGCTGCGCCCACCGGTGTCCGGGTGA
- a CDS encoding DUF4873 domain-containing protein — protein sequence MTEHEDDLHDDAPGYRGPAEVTVGERSVVVDVEISGRFDPLLGRHVWRGRLRRLAEALGSGASADRGTTVTLTVPGAAEAATARVTEIDLWGSHMVDGLSRPPYPLPTDEDGVDPA from the coding sequence ATGACCGAGCACGAGGACGACCTCCACGACGACGCGCCCGGCTACCGCGGCCCCGCCGAGGTCACCGTCGGCGAACGGAGCGTGGTCGTCGACGTCGAGATCTCCGGCCGGTTCGATCCACTGCTCGGCCGGCACGTCTGGCGAGGACGACTCCGCCGGCTCGCCGAGGCACTGGGTTCCGGCGCGTCCGCCGACCGCGGCACCACCGTCACCCTCACCGTCCCGGGCGCAGCCGAGGCGGCGACCGCCCGCGTCACGGAGATCGACCTGTGGGGCAGCCACATGGTGGACGGACTCTCCCGCCCGCCCTATCCGCTGCCGACGGACGAAGACGGTGTCGATCCCGCCTGA
- a CDS encoding PPK2 family polyphosphate kinase — protein MGKNDVFRPAAIVDALRAGPDTRVAEIDTNATPGFDGDKALGERLLAERGAVLSDLQEKLFAHGRTGDTRSVLLILQGMDTAGKGGMVRHVIGHVDPQGVDHKAFGVPTAEEKRHHFLWRINKALPRAGQLGVFDRSHYEDVLVARVHSLVPESVWRGRYDEINRFEEELVREGTTLVKVAMFVSLDEQKRRLAERLERRDKHWKYDPSDVTERALWPQYQQAYQDMLDRTNTGYAPWYVVPCDRKWYSRLAVTELLVDAFERLDLDWPEPTYDIEVEKRRLAES, from the coding sequence ATGGGGAAGAACGACGTGTTCCGGCCGGCCGCCATCGTCGACGCACTGCGCGCCGGGCCCGACACCCGCGTCGCCGAGATCGACACGAACGCCACCCCGGGATTCGACGGCGACAAGGCCCTCGGTGAACGCCTGCTCGCCGAACGCGGCGCCGTGCTGTCCGACCTGCAGGAGAAGCTCTTCGCGCACGGCCGTACCGGCGACACCCGCTCGGTACTGCTGATCCTGCAGGGCATGGACACCGCCGGCAAGGGCGGCATGGTCCGCCACGTGATCGGGCACGTCGATCCACAGGGCGTCGACCACAAGGCCTTCGGTGTGCCCACCGCCGAGGAGAAGCGGCACCACTTCCTGTGGCGGATCAACAAGGCCCTGCCCCGCGCCGGGCAGCTCGGTGTCTTCGACCGCTCCCACTACGAGGACGTTCTCGTCGCCCGCGTCCACTCGCTGGTGCCCGAGAGCGTGTGGCGCGGCCGCTACGACGAGATCAACCGGTTCGAGGAGGAACTGGTCCGCGAGGGGACGACGCTGGTGAAGGTCGCGATGTTCGTCTCCCTCGACGAGCAGAAGCGCCGCCTCGCCGAACGACTCGAACGACGCGACAAGCACTGGAAGTACGACCCGAGCGACGTGACCGAGCGGGCCCTGTGGCCGCAGTACCAGCAGGCCTATCAGGACATGCTCGACCGGACGAACACCGGGTACGCGCCCTGGTACGTCGTCCCGTGCGACCGCAAGTGGTACAGCCGCCTCGCCGTCACCGAACTGCTCGTCGACGCGTTCGAGCGGCTCGACCTCGACTGGCCGGAACCGACCTACGACATCGAGGTCGAGAAGAGGCGGCTGGCCGAGTCCTGA
- a CDS encoding alpha/beta fold hydrolase, producing MKKPSPTVAILGGAVALAGAAALVVALRRRRRTVVRTGDVAPHALLREPDLEPDRIDVRTEDGARLNVLAYGPPDAPVLVFCHGWTCNAAYWTPQINAFAENYRVVVYDQRGHGESGTGSRALGADVLADDLQAVLDAVLRPGAKAVLTGHSMGGMSIIAWAEKYPENVDRQVAGVLLASTGTDRLVADSAVVPLPRRFPRVPVPVARGLMGATVPLTASPVTTRALRYVALSPSASPAEVAFCERIVLGCPPRTRGGWGRALSALDIREGLHNLTVPTTVLVGTADRLTPPVHARRLAAELERAGNLERLVVLDGVGHMSSVEAIDRFDEELLHLLDRAQVPVG from the coding sequence GTGAAGAAGCCGTCCCCGACCGTGGCGATCCTCGGAGGAGCCGTGGCCCTCGCCGGTGCCGCCGCCCTCGTCGTGGCCCTGCGCCGCCGCCGTCGCACCGTCGTACGCACCGGGGACGTCGCACCCCACGCCCTGCTCCGCGAACCCGACCTCGAACCGGACCGGATCGACGTGCGCACCGAGGACGGAGCCCGGCTCAACGTGCTCGCCTACGGCCCTCCCGACGCACCGGTGCTGGTGTTCTGCCACGGCTGGACCTGCAACGCCGCCTACTGGACCCCGCAGATCAACGCCTTCGCCGAGAACTACCGCGTCGTCGTGTACGACCAGCGCGGCCACGGCGAGAGCGGGACCGGGTCGCGTGCGCTCGGTGCGGACGTTCTCGCCGACGACCTGCAGGCGGTGCTCGACGCGGTGCTGCGCCCCGGCGCCAAGGCGGTGCTCACCGGGCACAGCATGGGCGGGATGAGCATCATCGCGTGGGCCGAGAAGTACCCGGAGAACGTCGACCGCCAGGTCGCCGGGGTGCTGCTCGCCAGCACCGGCACCGACCGGCTCGTCGCCGACTCCGCGGTCGTGCCGCTGCCCCGACGCTTCCCGCGCGTACCCGTGCCGGTCGCGCGCGGGCTCATGGGTGCGACCGTGCCGCTGACCGCCTCACCGGTGACCACCCGGGCCCTGCGCTACGTGGCTCTGTCCCCGTCCGCGAGCCCCGCCGAGGTCGCCTTCTGCGAACGCATCGTGCTGGGCTGCCCGCCGCGGACCCGCGGCGGCTGGGGCCGCGCGCTCAGCGCCCTCGACATCCGCGAGGGCCTGCACAACCTCACCGTGCCGACCACCGTGCTCGTCGGCACCGCCGACCGGCTCACCCCACCCGTGCACGCGCGGCGCCTGGCCGCCGAACTCGAACGCGCCGGCAACCTCGAACGTCTCGTCGTGCTCGACGGGGTCGGTCACATGAGTTCGGTCGAGGCCATCGACCGGTTCGACGAGGAACTGCTGCACCTGCTCGACCGCGCGCAGGTTCCCGTCGGCTGA